In Necator americanus strain Aroian chromosome IV, whole genome shotgun sequence, the following proteins share a genomic window:
- a CDS encoding hypothetical protein (NECATOR_CHRIV.G13620.T2), with protein MLLGLIVGRTDTSFRVYCSHGDFDLKISECDADYEIGKWIGLALRDGEVLDHGIAFLPDLPPVRVRNGMVEVLTVGTIISWSNRKISLCDTPDFGAIPILDQLPNNAERSYQNQKFQIWARRLNEEECECFGGHKWGVSQFVDDAPPHNDNVEIPSEPQVYCDDRDIDGKTDHEENIHLQGLITSSPVSQYGDNPTAYIWSRLGRNGLEGLLHYSSDPRELSDFNVGQWIDFWLDPDYVQSIFDRGTRTIDICTLQCKPINGPYLTRLRGNSVELNVPLSVTLAHRQGDDFYHEELGAIRDERRLLQSGQDYEATVVRIRPRPSTVENEMAMWKVLSAVPIGEKPGHFANRKKMR; from the exons ATGTTGCTAGGCCTTATCGTTGGACGCACCGATACTTCCTTTCGTGTGTATTG ctCGCATGGcgattttgatttgaaaatatcTGAGTGTGACGCAGACTATGAGATTGGTAAATGGATAGGACTAGCACTTCGGGACGGTGAGGTTCTGGATCATGGCATCGCCTTCTTGCCCGACCTTCCTCCAGTACGGGTTCGAAACGGAATGGTAGAG GTCCTGACGGTCGGaacaattatttcttggaGCAACCGCAAAATTTCTTTATGTGACACTCCTGATTTTGGCGCTATTCCAATTCTGGATCAGTTACCGAACAATGCTGAGAGGTCATACCAAAACCAGAAATTTCAGATTTGGGCTCGTAG ATTGAACGAAGAAGAATGTGAATGTTTTGGTGGTCATAAATGGGGAGTGTCTCAATTCGTCGATGATGCACCACCCCACAACGATAATGTTGAA atTCCTTCGGAACCACAGGTCTACTGTGACGATCGAGATATTGACGGG AAGACGGATCACGAGGAAAACATTCATTTGCAAGGTCTCATCACTAGTTCTCCCGTCAGTCAATATGGTGATAATCCAACAGCATACATCTGGAGTCGACTAGGACGTAATGGTCTAGAAGGCCTGCTCCACTATAGTTCTGATCCACGAGAGTTATCAGATTTCAATGTGGGACAATGGATTGATTTCTGGCTAGA cCCGGATTATGTCCAGAGCATTTTTGATCGTGGAACACGAACAATCGATATTTGCACATTGCAATGTAAACCAATCAATGGACCATACCTGACACGTCTTAGAGGAAATTCTGTCGAG CTGAATGTACCCTTGTCAGTAACATTGGCTCATCGACAAGGGGACGACTTTTACCACGAAGAACTAGGAGCTATTCGTGACGAAAGGAGGCTTCTTCAAAGTGGTCAAGATTACGAAGCAACGGTTGTGCGAATTCGGCCAAGGCCATCAACTGTGGAAAATGAGATGGCGATGTGGAAGGTGCTTAGCGCTGTTCCCATCGGTGAG aaacctgggcacttcgcaaacaggaagaaaatgcggtaa